Genomic segment of Caldanaerobius polysaccharolyticus DSM 13641:
AACAACTGGATAGCTTCTATTACTGGCAATGGAATTATAGGCTTTGGCACGATACACCCTGATTATCCTTTTATAGAAAAAGAACTCTGTCGCATTTTGAAATTGGGACTTAAAGGCTTAAAATTGCATCCAGATTTTCAAGGCTTCTACATAGACGACCCTAAGATGATGCCTATTTACGAGTTGATTGGTTCCAGAATGCCTGTATTGTTTCATCTAGGAGATGAACGCCTTGATTACTCAAGCCCCAGGCGCCTGGCCCGCGTGATAAAGAATTTCCCCCACATGATTATAATCGGCGCTCATCTAGGGGGTTATGCCAGATGGGATGAAGCAATGGAATATCTAATTGGCAAAAATATTTATATAGATACATCCAGTTCACTCTGGAGGTTGGATGCAAAAAAAGCTGTAACACTCATAAAAAAACATGGTGTGGAGAAGGTACTTTTTGGCACAGATTATCCTATTACTTCTCACAAAAGCGAATTAGAGCGCTTCATGAAATTAAAATTGAGCACAGAGGAAAAAGAGAAAATACTATGGGAAAATAGTCGCAAGCTGTTAAAATTACAAAGTACATTTGAACAAGCCATATGATTTACATTTTTAAGCACAGAGGAATGAGCTATGTTTATAATACTTGTTTACGATGTAGGAGAAAAGCGGGTAGCAAAGGTTCTTAAAACATGCCGCAAATATCTAAACTGGGTACAAAATTCTGTTCTGGAGGGGGAAATTTCTGAAGCCAATTATAAAAAACTAAAAATAGAGTTGTCAAAGGTCATCGATAAAGAAGAAGATTCTGTAATATTTTACATACTCAGGACCACAAAGTACTCAGAAAGAGAAACGCTGGGAATAAAAAAAGGCGGAGATGACATAATCATATAAATTTAAGCTTTTAATGCTCGATTTAATGTCGTCGACCCATGATAATGCAAAAATACCAGGGGTTAGACGACATACTTATTTATAAAAAAAACCTTGATTTAGAGGGAAGATTATAATATCATTAAATTGTATACGTGAACGGTAATATGGAGCTTATCAAATAGCTGACGTGTTGCAATCTTGCCACCTCCGTGTATTGCAAAAGTCAATAATTCTTCCTGTTCTTGAACTTGTTTACCAGCTTCGCTAAAATCAATAGTAACTTTCTTTTCCTGTCTGGGAGTGGTAACAACTACCTCCCCTGTTTTATTGTCAATGGTTAGAGCAGTATCCCACATCATTTTTAATTCGCTTTGTAGTGCTTCGTACTCTACTTTCCAGTAACCGTTCTCAAGAGCCTGCTTGATGAAGTCTAAGTCCTTTTCGAGCTTCTGCAGGTGGCGAAGTTCATTCGTCTGGTGTTTATGCTGTTCACGAAGTTCAGCTATCTTCTTATCCAGCGTAGAAGCTTCCTTCTCGTATTCTGATACCGATATTCTTCCTTTGCGGAAGAGGTAGTTCAACCTTTCCTGCTCATCCTGCAATTCCTTCATCTGTTTTACTGAAGGCCCAACTATAAGCTCCAGTTCCCGTTTTCTTCGCTCCCAGCTTTCTAAGTGAGCCATAATCGCTTCTTTCATCTGCTCTGGTTTCTGCAAAGCTTCAAATACCTTCAGCACAACCTGTTGGTCAAGCCAGTCGGCAGGAATTCTTGGCGAATCGCATGTAGGACTCCCATCTCTGTGGTAGCGTTTAAGCCTGCCGTAACAGGAGTAAACTGCTGTTTTCCCGTGGTCATAGGTTCCTCTAAATTGCAACCCGCATATTCCACAGTGAATAATCCCAGTAAGCAAAGGCGTTTCGTGCTTTCTCTGCCAGAACTTTGCTCTGTTTCTTCTTTCTTGTGCTAACTGATAGGTGTACTCGTCTACGATGGGTGGGAATGGAATAACAATCCAGTCATCTTCAACCTTGTCTGGTTCGGCATTCTTACCATTCCTACCAAAGTAGTTTTTACCTATGTATGCCTGATGAGTAAGTATCTGTCTGACAGTAGCGTTTGACCAGTGTTTGACGTATTCACCTTTTTGACCTCTCTTACCTCTTACTCCTACCCGAACTCCACGGACAGCGGAAGGAGGAAGAACACCCATCTTCGTTAACTTATCAGCGATAGCTTCCATTCCCAGTGGCTTACCTGTCTCATCACCGTACACGTACCAGTGATAGATGAGCCTGACAATTCTCGCTTCTTCCTCGTTAATCTCGAACTCTCCGGTTAGTGGGTTTTTCCGGTAACCGTATAAGATGTGACCACCTGGGAACTGACCCATTCGTGCCTTCTGGTATTTTCCCATCTTCATCCTTTCGGTAATCATTTCTCTCTCGTGCTGTGCGAAAGCAGCGAGAATTGTGGTAAACATCTTTGATGTTGGGTCTTTAGTATTAACGAACGGTTCCTGTACACTGACAAAAGTGATACTGTTTTTCTCGAAGACATCTTCTAATAAGTATAAGGTATCTTTCGGACTTCGACTTAACCTATCAAGCTTCCACGATACAACAGTGTCAAAAGAGCGCAGGGGAATATCCGCAATCAATTGTTGAAGTGCAGGTCTGTCTAGTGAACTTGCACTGTAGCCATCATCTCGATAAATTTTGATTAATTCCCATCTCATTGCCTTACAGTAATTACTGATAGATTCTGCTTGAGCCTCAAGAGAATAACCGTGTTGCGCTTGTTCTTCCGTACTTACTCTAATGTAACCTACAGCTTTAGTCACAATGGGACACCTTCTTCCACAGCTTGCCCTCTAATTCTGGCTTTGTGCTGGAGCATATTGAAAATAGCCAACCCAGCGCAGTAGAGGGCAACGTCTTCCCGTCTGATGAACCAGCGGTCAATCCCGTCATCACCTCGTTTCTTGATACCCGGCAGTTTCTTATCCCGAAGGAGATTGGCGACCGCAATGGGCGATATTCCGAGGATTTCAGCCGTTTCATTGGTAGTAAGTAGCTCGTTCACCAGATTTCACCTCCTATGTTATTATTATAGGATGTATGCTAGCAACTTAAAAGATGGCTTCCAAAAAATCTCACAAGTTTCGACACGCCCAGCTTAGGCAATAGCTACTCTTACCGGCTGAACATTTAATGAATTACTCGTTTGCGGAACCCTCCCCCAAGTACCTCGTGAACATTTTCTATGGCTACGAAAGCGCTATCGTCAATTTCTCGGATAATAGATTTTAGTTTAGCCAATTCTAGGCGAGAAACAATGCAATAAAGAATCTCTTATCTTAGGCTACTCCAGCAGAGCTATCAGGTGCTCTTTATCTTCCTGGTAGGTCAGGATAAATAAGATATCTCCCTCCTGGATCTCCGTGTCACCCCTGGGAGGTACTATATCGTCATGTCTTACAATGGCAGTAACCAGCGTGGTCTTTGGTAGAGGGATATGCTCCAAACGCTTACCGATCAAAGAAGACCCTTTTTCCACTTCAAACTCCAACAACTCGCATTTGGTATTTTCCGTGGA
This window contains:
- a CDS encoding recombinase family protein; its protein translation is MTKAVGYIRVSTEEQAQHGYSLEAQAESISNYCKAMRWELIKIYRDDGYSASSLDRPALQQLIADIPLRSFDTVVSWKLDRLSRSPKDTLYLLEDVFEKNSITFVSVQEPFVNTKDPTSKMFTTILAAFAQHEREMITERMKMGKYQKARMGQFPGGHILYGYRKNPLTGEFEINEEEARIVRLIYHWYVYGDETGKPLGMEAIADKLTKMGVLPPSAVRGVRVGVRGKRGQKGEYVKHWSNATVRQILTHQAYIGKNYFGRNGKNAEPDKVEDDWIVIPFPPIVDEYTYQLAQERRNRAKFWQRKHETPLLTGIIHCGICGLQFRGTYDHGKTAVYSCYGRLKRYHRDGSPTCDSPRIPADWLDQQVVLKVFEALQKPEQMKEAIMAHLESWERRKRELELIVGPSVKQMKELQDEQERLNYLFRKGRISVSEYEKEASTLDKKIAELREQHKHQTNELRHLQKLEKDLDFIKQALENGYWKVEYEALQSELKMMWDTALTIDNKTGEVVVTTPRQEKKVTIDFSEAGKQVQEQEELLTFAIHGGGKIATRQLFDKLHITVHVYNLMIL
- a CDS encoding YitT family protein, translated to MLYCIVSRLELAKLKSIIREIDDSAFVAIENVHEVLGGGFRKRVIH
- the cas2 gene encoding CRISPR-associated endonuclease Cas2, encoding MFIILVYDVGEKRVAKVLKTCRKYLNWVQNSVLEGEISEANYKKLKIELSKVIDKEEDSVIFYILRTTKYSERETLGIKKGGDDIII
- a CDS encoding amidohydrolase family protein, producing the protein MKNVIDFHAHAFPDKVASKAVANLSKHYSLKIERKGTLKDLINSAKEGGICRIVVHSTATNPQQVESVNNWIASITGNGIIGFGTIHPDYPFIEKELCRILKLGLKGLKLHPDFQGFYIDDPKMMPIYELIGSRMPVLFHLGDERLDYSSPRRLARVIKNFPHMIIIGAHLGGYARWDEAMEYLIGKNIYIDTSSSLWRLDAKKAVTLIKKHGVEKVLFGTDYPITSHKSELERFMKLKLSTEEKEKILWENSRKLLKLQSTFEQAI
- a CDS encoding helix-turn-helix domain-containing protein, translated to MNELLTTNETAEILGISPIAVANLLRDKKLPGIKKRGDDGIDRWFIRREDVALYCAGLAIFNMLQHKARIRGQAVEEGVPL